The nucleotide sequence AGCGATCTGCTCGGTCAGCTTGTTCGACGTCGCATGCACAGATGCTTGCCCGTTGTGTTTATGATTACtagcaagaaaaaaaacgACAAGTCATTCGTGTTCTTTACCGGCTGTGCTTGCTTTCTGGCTACTCATCAACCAACTTTTACCTTCCAGCGTTACACCACCACTTGAACAATCTGTCATGCTACTCCTTTAAGCCCCCCACCGAACAACACGGCAAACTAGATTTGTCTCTCCCGTCTTTTCCTGCTGCTAAGACCTACCTAGGCTTTCCAAAGATTACAACCAAACTCACCGGTCATATGCAGACAAGCTGTCCTGGAAAGTTGGCTGATCTCAAAGGAAGGAATACAAGCCTGCTCGGTAGGTTCAGCATGTCCTCCGGTGCAAAGGACCCCCTGTCGCTACTGCATCTAATCAATGCAAAAGGCCGCACACCCAACATCAGGTAACATCTCCAGGTTGAAAACTGGATCCCTCATTAGCAATTCATCAGCAATTTGAATTCGCAATTAACACATGTCTACCAACCATCGACGCCAACACTCCTGGATCATTTGATTGAGAATCCATGTTCCACACATATATCACATTACAGTATTTCACCATCTTAGCCGGGTTGCCTCACCTCATGGGATGGATTTTCCAAGTGATAATCTTCCACCCCCCGAGATTCAAACTCGCTTTGAGCGATCAGGCCGATGTCTTATATGAATGAAAGACTAAGGGTCTTACTACCACCATGAACACATCAGCAAGAGTCATGATTATATGCGCGTGCCCAGGAAGGTCTCATCGATTGGAACTCAGGTACTCTATGAAAAGAGACGTCGATTTCTCATCAAATATCCACCAGCCTCGTATATGCTTTTGTGTGAACGGGTAGGTTGCAGAGGAGCATCCGGCCAGCCAAAGTCTGCTGTATGTCAAGCAACATACGCCCCGTACCGCCCGTGGCACAAATGATCCCGAAACCGAAAGTGAAATTGTTCTTGTGGCTAAGATTATGAGAATGGTGGTTGAGATTGCCGCATACCGACAGTTCAATCCGGGAAATACGATGGGTGCCACCATCGTCTTTTAAATTTGACAAGTTTCCAATTCATCCTTATACATTATGCTGAGCCAGCGGGGAATCCGCACTTCACTCGGATCGTAATTCGTGACTTATCATAACGAGCGTACTCCCTGAGGTGAAAAGATGTTAGGGCGGTTGTATTACTGGCAGTGTCGTTGAAGTTTGATATTGACCGGTTTTCCCATCAAACATTTTTCCAAAACGACCATGACCAAGGGCATGCTATAATGGGTGAATGTCGAATTTCCTCAATGTGATGACGCTCACGTGAATATCATGTGATTTCGTGCCAGTGCCAGCCTCGTGACTAAGGCCAAAAGTTTCTATTTTTGGTCGGTCGAAAGAGTGGTTTCGCCGCCAACGAGAATTAGTTGCCAGGAACATACGAGATGTCCAAGATTAATCAATGCTATTGGTGCATTCTTCCTCCCCCTTGGTCGCAACGACGACTCGCCATCATTCACACATTCACAATCTTTGCATTTCATCAAATTATTGCTAGATTAACGTCGACCTGCACAATTACGATCGCtagttttatttttgctACACCACATTCACTTGCTGCAGTTCTGAGATAGTTGACAACCATTCCGTCGTGTCCGCGGGCATTCCTCGCGCCCAACAACATTCGACTTCCAACCTCCTTAGAATATCTTTAAATACGTCGAACGACAACAATATACTTCACGATGGGCTTTGGGGACTTTTACTCGATCTGCGAACAAGCAGCGCTTCCATTATGTGCAGAGGTCGGAGCGATAAAAACAATCGCCGGAAGTCATGGCATTGAGGCAAATTGTTATTCGCGCAATATTGAATTGGCCAACACGATCATATTTCAAGCAGCCGCATGCTTCGTACACATCGTCGCTTTAATTATGACGGTTATCATGATATTGCACGTTAGGAGTAAATTTACTGCTGTTGGTAGGTCAGGCCGGAGTGTATCTTGAGAGACGAAGAGTGAGTAGAATGATTGAAACTAATGCAACGTTTTTCAGGCCGGAAAGAAATCACAACTTTCTTCTACATTTATATGCTCCTCACATTCTTTACGTTGCTTCTCGATGCTGGTGTTATCCCACCCGGGACTGGACCTTACCCATACTTTTCGGCTGTACAAAATGGTCTCACATCTGCCCTTACTGTCTGTTTATTGATTAATGGGTTTGTTGGATTCCAATTATATGAAGATGGAACACGAATTTCCGTTTGGCTTCTTCGCTCAATCAGTGCCGCCATGTTCGTCCTTACGTTCCTCATTTCCCTCGCTACCTACATGTCCTGGGCAGGACTTGGACCCACTCGAACCATTGGGCTCTTCATTGTGCTATACCTACTTTCTGCTATTGAGTTAGCTATCTACGGTGTTATGCAAGTAATTCTTGTTGTGAACACTCTCCAGGATCGTTGGCCATTAGGTGAACTCTCTTttgcctttttcttcttcgctgCAGGACAAGTTGTTCTTTACGCTTTCAGTACCAGCATTTGCAATGCTATCAGCCACTATTTAGATGGATTATTCTTCGCTTCAATTGCCAATCTTCTAGctgtgatgatgatttataAGGTCAGTCCTAGTTCCAAACCTGGACTTTACAACTTGCTTTTATTAACAACATGAATAGTACTGGGACTCTATCACTAAGGAAGATCTCGAATTTTCAGTTGGTATCAAGCAGAACAACTGGGAAGTTAAGGACCTCCTCGAAGATGACCGAAGAACCACTGTGTATCAAGACATGGACTATCAGCACAGTCCTGGCCACCAACCACGAAACTCGAACTACGGCGGcttcaattattgaaaaggCATCTTGCAAAATTGCGGACTAATCAAAAACTGAATGTAATGGAGGAAGTATAGACGGGGGTGCTATGGAATGAGATAAGAATATTAGGGCCAACATTGCATTTTATTGCATCACATGAGCAAAACCAGAGAGCTTGAAGAGGTTTTGAAATCTGGGCGGGCGTTTTATTGGATTGGGCGTTTTTGTATGAATCCATGGGTCTCTTGTAGATAGCAAGGGCTGTTTAATCGTCTTCTTGGTCAATAAAATGACATGGCATGTGAAATGAGCGGAAGGGGGGCGTTTGTTgatttgggattgaagaGAAAGCGTAGTGGATTTTTgaaaggggggaggagagagtgGGAAGTTGGATATGCCTAGGATGGATGTATATCGATTGGAAATGAAGGAGAACGGGTCACGAAGAAACACAGATCGGGTAGATGGTAGGGAAGGGACGCGATGATAGCTTGGAAAACAAAATGCaactataatatatgaaTGTATTATCTGCGAATATTGTTCCCATCTCATACAGTATGTCTCGCTGCCCCttcttttaatctttttcttgtGGTTCGATATATGATATCGTGCTTGTACTTCTGAGTTGAAAAGATCTATATCCTCAGTAGTTTGCAGGGCTCTTTTGAGACGATGAGTATTTCCATGTTGGAatcaatacctacctacctagccAAGACCCTTCTCTTTACGTATGATGAGTTCgcccatttccattcattcgTCACTCGTTCGGGTTCGAGTTAGCGAAGAATAGAAACATTTAAATTGATTCTCAGATAtgcatacacatatacaccACTAACCAATTCTCCCAATTCTCATCTTGTAAATCGGCatcggaattggaattggtgtTACTATTAGTACTTATCTATatcatgtatatatatatatatattgtcgCTTTAAAAAGACATTCTCTCGGAGAGGGTCTGGGGAGATGAAGTGTCGTATTGTgttgatatattgtaatatgatatgattgattcTTTGGATGATGCTTTTTTTACTTTACTCCGAGGTTCACAGGGTGGGCTTTTGTACTGAGGTGCATGTGCAGATgtagtatatatattgataattgtTATAACATTCTTAAGTATTTCTATACAAATATTTGACCAACTCCTCCCCACGCATGATATATGTTTGCGTGTAGTACTCATAACCAATCGCATCCGCCCAACCATGCACACTTTCTCa is from Botrytis cinerea B05.10 chromosome 8, complete sequence and encodes:
- the Bcchs7 gene encoding Bcchs7; this encodes MGFGDFYSICEQAALPLCAEVGAIKTIAGSHGIEANCYSRNIELANTIIFQAAACFVHIVALIMTVIMILHVRSKFTAVGRKEITTFFYIYMLLTFFTLLLDAGVIPPGTGPYPYFSAVQNGLTSALTVCLLINGFVGFQLYEDGTRISVWLLRSISAAMFVLTFLISLATYMSWAGLGPTRTIGLFIVLYLLSAIELAIYGVMQVILVVNTLQDRWPLGELSFAFFFFAAGQVVLYAFSTSICNAISHYLDGLFFASIANLLAVMMIYKYWDSITKEDLEFSVGIKQNNWEVKDLLEDDRRTTVYQDMDYQHSPGHQPRNSNYGGFNY